A region from the Thermodesulfobacteriota bacterium genome encodes:
- a CDS encoding anhydro-N-acetylmuramic acid kinase, which translates to MKRLLKIARKKERLIIGLMSGTSHDGVDAALVSIRGNGIKTKVNFLCHLHYPYPVEIKRRIEQTFEGVTADICMLNFELGELFAGAALECVAKSEISKNDLDIIASHGQTIYHIPPQGDMTGATLQIGEADIIAERTGIVTVSDFRKRDMAAGGHGAPLVSYADFLLFREKGKTKAVQNIGGIANVTVVTEKARDTIAFDTGPGNALIDETVRIFSCGEKDFDADGGWAERGSVNHALLDKLMTHSYLRLAPPKSTGVETFGKSLVKELIAENPDMASEDLLATLTCFTARSIHRAYQDFILPNYSIDKVILCGGGSRNTYLFSLLRSLFKDIQIVPIDEFGIPSNAKEAVSFAILANETIMGMPGNLPSATGAKRSVVLGKISL; encoded by the coding sequence TTGAAGAGACTTTTGAAGATAGCCAGGAAAAAAGAGAGGTTGATTATTGGTCTTATGTCCGGGACATCCCATGACGGGGTTGATGCTGCTCTGGTTAGCATCAGGGGAAATGGCATTAAAACAAAGGTTAATTTTTTATGTCACCTCCACTATCCTTATCCGGTTGAAATAAAGAGAAGGATTGAACAGACATTTGAGGGAGTTACAGCTGATATCTGCATGCTCAATTTTGAATTGGGAGAGTTATTTGCCGGTGCGGCATTGGAATGTGTCGCTAAGAGCGAGATTTCTAAGAATGATTTAGACATCATTGCATCTCATGGACAGACTATTTACCACATTCCACCGCAGGGTGATATGACGGGGGCTACACTACAGATTGGCGAGGCAGATATAATTGCTGAGCGGACAGGAATTGTTACGGTATCCGATTTCCGGAAAAGGGATATGGCGGCAGGCGGTCATGGTGCGCCTTTAGTTTCATACGCGGATTTTCTCCTTTTCAGGGAGAAAGGTAAAACAAAGGCAGTTCAGAACATTGGAGGGATTGCCAATGTAACGGTAGTTACTGAAAAGGCAAGAGATACAATCGCCTTTGATACAGGGCCAGGAAATGCGCTGATTGACGAAACAGTGAGAATATTTTCTTGTGGAGAAAAGGACTTCGATGCAGACGGCGGGTGGGCAGAAAGGGGTAGTGTAAACCATGCCCTGCTGGATAAACTGATGACTCATAGTTATCTTCGGCTTGCTCCTCCCAAGTCTACCGGGGTAGAGACCTTTGGTAAAAGCCTGGTAAAAGAGTTAATTGCAGAGAATCCAGACATGGCATCAGAAGACCTGTTGGCGACATTGACATGTTTTACAGCCAGGAGCATTCATCGGGCATATCAGGACTTTATCCTCCCAAACTACTCAATAGACAAGGTGATTTTATGCGGCGGCGGGAGCCGAAATACATACCTCTTTAGCTTGCTGAGAAGTTTATTTAAGGATATACAGATTGTTCCTATAGATGAATTCGGGATTCCATCAAACGCCAAGGAGGCGGTCTCTTTTGCCATCCTGGCAAATGAGACGATCATGGGAATGCCAGGCAACCTTCCATCGGCAACCGGGGCTAAAAGGTCTGTGGTGCTAGGAAAAATAAGTCTGTAG
- a CDS encoding SAM-dependent methyltransferase: protein MVTEPENRELKSFVIDTIRKKGKITFAEYMDMALYHPVHGYYNSSREKIGKDGDYYTSSHIHPVFGYLIARLIYQMWNILGKISDFTIVEAGAGKGFLCCDILDYARKQLPDFYESLTYKIIEISSYFPAFQKELLKNHSHEGRVIWHSHTDLKKGDLRFDGCYLSNELLDSFPFNVVKMEGGNLKEVYVTFNKSGFVEGLGELSTPALEQYFTNLNIKLEEGQKAEVNLGIFDWLKEIHRAMGKGFVITIDYGYTADELFAPHRTDGTISCYYRHTINHNPYIRPGFQDITAHVDFTTLMETGEKMDLKKTIYLEQHRFLIALGLLDIMEDLEKNKHNMSTLEYYKEKLAMKNFLMPGGMGVLFKVLIQQKGLEDAKLKLKL from the coding sequence ATGGTCACTGAACCGGAAAACAGAGAACTGAAATCGTTTGTCATCGACACAATCCGCAAAAAGGGGAAAATAACCTTTGCAGAGTATATGGATATGGCATTATACCATCCTGTCCACGGGTACTACAATTCCTCCAGGGAAAAGATCGGAAAAGACGGTGACTATTACACAAGTTCTCATATCCACCCGGTATTCGGGTATCTTATAGCAAGATTGATCTATCAAATGTGGAATATCCTGGGGAAAATATCTGATTTCACTATAGTGGAGGCAGGGGCTGGAAAAGGGTTTTTGTGTTGTGATATACTGGACTACGCCAGAAAACAGTTGCCAGATTTTTATGAATCATTGACCTATAAGATCATAGAGATAAGCAGCTATTTCCCTGCTTTTCAGAAAGAACTGCTTAAAAATCACTCTCATGAAGGCAGGGTTATATGGCATTCCCATACAGATTTAAAGAAAGGAGACCTCCGATTTGACGGGTGTTATCTCTCCAATGAACTCCTTGATTCCTTTCCTTTCAATGTGGTCAAAATGGAAGGGGGGAACCTAAAAGAGGTGTATGTAACTTTCAACAAAAGTGGTTTCGTGGAAGGGCTTGGCGAGCTGTCCACCCCTGCATTAGAACAGTACTTTACAAACCTGAATATAAAACTGGAGGAAGGGCAAAAGGCTGAGGTAAACCTGGGAATTTTCGACTGGCTGAAAGAAATCCACAGAGCCATGGGCAAAGGATTCGTCATAACCATTGATTACGGGTACACAGCAGATGAGCTTTTCGCCCCGCATAGAACAGATGGCACTATTTCCTGCTACTACAGACATACTATCAATCACAATCCCTATATAAGACCAGGCTTTCAGGATATTACAGCACATGTTGACTTTACAACCCTGATGGAAACGGGCGAAAAGATGGATTTGAAGAAGACCATCTATTTAGAACAGCACAGGTTTCTCATAGCTCTGGGTCTCCTCGATATCATGGAGGACTTGGAGAAAAACAAGCACAATATGTCAACACTGGAATACTATAAAGAAAAACTAGCCATG